A genomic stretch from Arachis stenosperma cultivar V10309 chromosome 3, arast.V10309.gnm1.PFL2, whole genome shotgun sequence includes:
- the LOC130970812 gene encoding autophagy-related protein 13b — MASSHSEAAKMEQIITEFFAKSIHIILESRALSVSSRSSCLDQAISSPCSSSSSSPSVRPRDKWFNLALRDCPAAIDNIDLLRRNNLDFIVIDVILVQKPLGWDPMSLSPKRVLPRSSSLKERYPFSWNTDQEELGLDTNTEKIVERWVVQYESRKTRDSSSGTRRSSNVSLHALYKKSTLLLRSLYATVRLLPAYKIFRELNSSAQIRPFTLAHRVSSFCEPFTRKEEAEMMKFGFTPVDASSGRLCLSVMYRPSASDVSSEPSTPLSPQVITDYVGSPLPDPLRRYPSGLPSHGSPSSLPFLRRHSWSHDHWRASPPSITYSPSPTYSESHTSISNASSRRLPPSSLPPHPTEMSLFQKKNSGFDECYPSPSPSIYYPGSLPSKPLLRSESAPVSIPNAEAAVSPGYPNTNRHNLPSTAPLRGLRCVSKNDRGVNTMQTGATAEKLFPLGKDEPRKYSGIKISACSSPQSSNRSYQDDFDETDFSCPFDVDDDDLTDPGSRAESFDHGHMAEAFEAGGFLPIRKSQDAAVGALVRMLKKAPPLRQDFSTSEHLSHSTRPETWNANNIQALEAPVPASMMSSGLTATRKTTTDALEEFHGYREMKNLLLTRGSKPQI; from the exons ATGGCATCCTCACACTCGGAAGCTGCTAAGATGGAACAAATTATAACAGAGTTCTTTGCCAAAAGCATTCATATAATACTTGAATCAAGGGCACTTTCTGTCTCCTCACGTAGTTCCTGTCTTGATCAAGCTATCTCCTCTCCATGTTCCTCATCTTCCTCCTCCCCCAGCGTGCGCCCCAGGGATAAATGGTTCAATTTGGCTCTTCGTGATTGCCCTGCCGCCATAGATAACATTGACCTCTTACGCCGCAACAATCTTGACTTTATAGTCATTGATGTTATTTTAGTGCAAAAGCCTCTTGGCTGGGACCCCATGAGTTTATCCCCCAAAAGGGTTCTTCCTAGGAGTTCTTCACTCAAGGAAAGATACCCTTTCAGCTGGAATACCGATCAGGAAGAATTGGGACTTGACACAAACACTGAAAAGATTGTAGAGAGATGGGTGGTTCAGTATGAGAGCAGAAAGACAAGGGATTCTAGTTCTGGTACTAGGAGGTCAAGTAATGTTTCTTTGCATGCCTTGTATAAGAAATCAACTTTACTTCTGAGGTCCTTGTATGCCACTGTTCGACTTCTACCTGCCTACAAAATTTTCAGAGAGCTAAATTCGTCTGCACAGATTCGTCCCTTTACTCTTGCTCACCGGGTATCTTCCTTTTGTGAGCCCTTCACCCGTAAAGAGGAAGCAGAAATGATGAAATTTGGGTTCACCCCTGTGGATGCTTCTTCTGGTAGGCTGTGCCTTTCGGTGATGTATCGCCCATCTGCATCGGATGTGAGCTCTGAACCTTCAACTCCGTTGTCCCCGCAAGTTATAACTGACTATGTTGGCAGTCCATTGCCAGATCCATTGAGGAGGTACCCGTCTGGATTGCCATCACATGGCTCTCCTTCGTCATTGCCATTTTTGAGGCGACATAGTTGGAGTCACGACCATTGGAGAGCCTCACCTCCTTCCATTACTTATTCACCTTCACCAACATATTCAGAATCGCACACGTCTATATCTAATGCAAGTTCTCGGCGTTTACCACCTTCAAGTTTGCCCCCTCATCCAACTGAGATGTCCTTGTTTCAGAAGAAGAATTCAGGTTTTGATGAGTGTTATCCCTCTCCATCACCTTCAATATACTATCCCGGGTCATTACCATCTAAACCACTTTTACGATCTGAAAGTGCTCCGGTCAGCATACCTAATGCTGAAGCTGCAGTTTCCCCTGGATACCCCAACACTAACAGGCATAATTTGCCATCAACTGCTCCACTTAGAGGTTTAAGGTGTGTTTCTAAGAACGATAGGGGGGTGAACACAATGCAAACAGGTGCAACAGCTGAGAAG TTGTTTCCTCTTGGAAAAGATGAACCTCGTAAATACTCTGGAATCAAGATATCAGCTTGCAGTTCACCACAAAGCTCAAATAGGTCTTATCAGGATGATTTTGATGAAACTGATTTTTCTTGCCCCTttgatgttgatgatgatgatctgACAGATCCAGGCAGCAG GGCGGAATCATTTGATCATGGTCATATGGCTGAGGCATTTGAAGCTGGAGGATTCCTTCCCATCAGAAAGTCCCAGGATGCTGCTGTTGGTGCACTTGTACGTATGCTGAAGAAAGCACCACCTCTCCGGCAAGATTTCTCTACTTCTGAACACTTGTCACACAGCACACGCCCCGAAACCTGGAATGCTAACAACATTCAAGCTCTAGAAGCACCAGTGCCAGCAAGCATGATGTCTTCCGGGCTCACAGCAACAAGGAAAACAACAACTGATGCATTGGAAGAGTTTCATGGCTACAGAGAGATGAAAAACCTGTTGCTTACACGAGGTAGTAAGCCCCAGATATAG